The window ATCTATGgcatatgaaaaaaatttcctttataaaaaattaatttatttgttgatTAACAGAATAGTATATTGCGATACAAGTGCGCACAAAAGTGTGTGGAAGTAGTGGATAGAGGGGGGTCCAGGGGGTGCAGCCCCCCCTGGTCAGGGGTCCAGGGAGCGAAGCCCCGGTCAGGAGTTCAGGGGTCGAAACCCTCTCCCgccattaaaaataactataaaatttattaatatactctCTGGTTAACACGACTGACATTTCACAAAGACTATTGTGAGAGGCTAGCTTTATGAAGGTGTTGAAGTATTTCCAAGAACTTTATGTGCGCTGAGAGATAgcattaaggggatgctggagttgtctgttttaccaacaaaaagatagtaatttttgtttaacaatatctttttatttcttttatagatttggaaatccttctccagaataaaagaatacgcatTGCTACCAGTCTGTGGAGTGGAATTTTCtctaaaaacgaaaaaaaattgttaatttgctgtcacatcataacaatgtttgtttaatataaaagatctacagTTTGTACCTACGAAATTCGTATTCACAGACTAGTGGACGACGAGAACAAACAGTGTCAAGTctcgaaaattagattttagtgcTTAATTTTAGTGCCTAATTGAGACGAAATTATGAAACGAAAATTGAGGGtatatacgcgtaaaaagtcgataagtaaagcaataaaaaaaatattttttgtcctcgatttaaaatccaattcacagatggatattaatatgtgtactttaattctggaaaagaatttccaaatctataaaagaaatatacacgAAAtcatctcattaatgatgtgcatgaatgactctacattattgacctcgatcaagtttgagaggcagtccagcatcgcCTTAAGGGTATATCGGACATACAgtcttagacaaaagtgcatgaaatttgaaatacttaaatatctacgcctaatgcatagtaaatctagatgtaagaaacttgaacgatagttggagtcttatttttactcttacaaaggtatttttcacgtatttgcgattttttttacttatgagtttaaacttttgacagtgaaaatgcacaattatctcaagttatattttatttctttaaaacggtgttgtgaagacaattgaaacttggcagatattttcatctattcatatactagatgtacaaaaaaattcaaaacactagtactatttcttctatatttttttaactgtttcatccgtcaagatcgtttttttccataagatagaaaaggataccatgtaaaatcggtgaaaattaaaatagttataactcagcaaccgtttagtggatgcgttttcaattttttgcaatacattagggaaactaaaagaacaatttcacaaatttttagcaactttgtaccattttgaactttagtccgatacatccttaaacACGGTATGCGAAAAAGATTGGTGGCATGTTGTTGTGCAAAGTGTGCTGAGAGATGGCGTTAAAATCCGTGCGCACCGTCCTTTCAGCACGGCTTAACGTCACTTTCGGCACTGATGACGTCACGTTGCGTGCGAATGATATTTCCGTGCCGAAGGTAGCCTACTGTGTGCAATTGGTTACTTTCGATACggaaaactgttaaaaaaggGGCACTTTGCGACGCAcatgtgatataaaaattatttccggATTACCGCATACGATATGCTCTATTATAAAAGTGAGAAACCTATGCATttgatatacaaaatattgcatGTTGGCAATAtggctaatttttttttttttttgaaaattttaattttattgcatacaTGTAAGATTGGTTTATGTGTAAGATCGAATAATTGCAGAgtgcagataaaaaatatactcggggaaaaaaaataatactccAACAAAGCTACCATGATCTTTATGTGTgataaaaacaaagtaattaGAACACAAAATAGGACAAAAACATATAGGAAAAAACGTGAGTAGAAAAAAACAGATTGTAGAAAAAACATCAACCAAGTGGAATGTAAACAGAGCCAAATGAACATTTGTAGTTTATAGTGGTCgagtttataaaaatgcagatataatataattattgttctaaaggaaaaattaaatcatttaagCTTACTCCATCGTCGCGAAATCTGACCTGAAAGTTAGACTCGCTACGTACTCTTTACACTTAGCGCTTAGCGATTATATCGAATCGAGATTGCTCGAATTCCTTTTAATCTGACGGCCTCATCGAAATGTCACCGTCGTGCTACCGGCGACAATCCGATTAGGATCTGTTTACTTCTAGACGCACGCGCATACTCCGCTCATTGGTATTATCTTCTCTGGTCTAATTCAACGTCGGCGGTTGACTTGTCGTACGGTAATCGGTAGTCGGGGACTATCCGCGATTACGCAAATTACGCGCTAATTCAGCAAACGACGACACGCTTCGCGCTTTCATCGCCGCAACGTTCTCGTTTCGCAACATCAATCAAAGATTGATCTCGTGCCCGATGCACATGCAGCATGTCGTTCGACATAAGCGACATTATCgtgaatatattatactcGAGTCTTCTCATACagtccatatataataattcaatgtaaaacgcataaatatcattattttacttagagaacttatttttattatctgctTCTACAGCTAGAGCTACGGTTCACTTGGTGTTATAAATTCTTCGAAGCGTTTAACCAATcgaaacaaagaattttacaaattgaccAACAAAGAATTCTTTGAAACGTCAAGCTGACCGTAACCTTcatgcataaatatattaaatgttacaaCATTAATGTACTTTATTGTATCTCAATCATTCATAAATATACACTATATTGTTTACATTTCAAAAACAATTGAATTTTTGACCCCTATGTTTTCTtactcaatataatttttttattcaatatactATACTATTTACATACATAACAAATGCTGaatgctttttttaatatcttatatattaaaattaaagaacgcCAACGTcaatattttacgtaattaaACGGTTCgagtagaataaaatttatagacaTGCGTTGAAAAGCACTTTGTTGTTTCGTAAAACTTTCTAGTTCGAAAGAGagataaagtataaaagtaaGTTAAATTGACGCGTTCGATGGGATAAGTATTAAGTAGATAGTCGAGCAGATACATGGGTGAATTTCGTGTTTTATATATGCCGATTAATATACCCGCGAGGCTataagaagagagagagagagagagagagagatcgtgTAGAGACATACAGATAGACTCCGTCGCACAGATCGTTTCGTAATTTAATACGATCTTATTAAAAGGACAACGACTAAACGGCATACTCTGCATTTTGATTTCAGCATCTCAGCATTCCATCCGTCGACGGAGTGGCCAGATTCACCTTCAGCATGGGCATGGAGAATTCCCAAGGTGGGAACTTCGAGCTTGCCCAACAGACCGACTCTAAGTACGTATTGATTATTATCGGTATAAGTACTTGTGAggtaatttatgtattacgtTTATATCGGGacacattattatatcataatacgGAAGATTCACGGAAGAACAAGATGAATGAAAAATATGGGCTAAATTACTTTACACTTATTCGTTAATCACATGGTTGAATTCCTCgctattacattttttagcttttgcaaaagagagagagagagagatcttaTGTATGTCACAGTGGCTATCAGATTCATTGTAACCGAGAAATAATGCCTCGGTAAATGGACTCGGTATGCGATACGGTAATTTCGAGTAATCTTCCGTCGTAAGCGCCGTAATATAATCCGCAATCTAAATCGAGCGACGTAAAAAACTTTAGAGCATCCTTGAGCAGGTGGTTTTATCGCAGCAACTTGACACACTAAAGTGCTGTTACTGAGCTGGCAGGTGTCGACTACTGTCAACTACACTCATGAACGGTTACGCTTGCGTCAGCAGAACCGATTCAGTAGCATCGGCTACCAAGTGCTTACGGTCTGACGATACGGTGATTTGACGAATTGACATTAAAAACGTAACAGCGCGGTGATGATAAATTAAACTTCGCTCGCCAGCTCACTTCTGCTCGGTattactttactttttaagCAAAAATGGGCCACGGTATGTTCGATACGTGTAATTCgcgtataaatatagtatcATGAcgcatttattacattaatgaaTATACTAGCGATAATGTATGACAAAATCAAGTAttacgttttaattttatctatatgtatagttTCGACTCTTAAAATCTTGTTTCGTTGATTAATTGGAACAAGGCTGCGAGtcaaattacttaaaaaattgtctctTCTCTTTATCCCtattatcttctttttatctttttattttttttctcgtagaAGCCTCGAAAGCCTTGGTGCTATACCATATAGGATGCGGATACGGGCAAACGATGACGTTTACGAGACCACCAGGCACAGAATGGCGGTCGCCGAAGAGAATAACAAGAACAAATGGTAAGGATGCTCCCCTGAGAAGCGGGACACATGGGCCATTGGTGGTCGCTTGATTCTCTGGgcgaaagattttttttgttgcagGGCAGACCACATCTCTTTTTTCCGTTTTCAGAACTTTCCTTCACGAAACACTCGCAACCGCGACGaaactataaataattctcgCGTCGTGACCTTACTCTTACAAACTTTCGCCTATGGATACAGTCTTCTAACGGATGTTCACGCGATTCAAAGGAATTTACGAGCAGGTCTCATCCTGCGCATACACATTGTCGCGATGTCGCGAGATTCATAAAAAATCGTGTGCTTTAGGATTTTTAGTCGACAGACATACCTTGGATAGCATATCGTCACACGTGGATATGGTTTactaatttaatgaaataaaatgaaataaatttaataaaattaaatgaaaactccagagattttcaaattattcgaAAGATACAATCGTGTTATAGAGACAAACTGCCTAGTACTAATTAGAATAAATGACttctttttctcaaaaaacATAGACGATTGTTTTCCTAAATTTTCGCAAACAGATGAATTTTTGCGATTACACTTTTTAACCGTGTTAAATTGTGATTCGTCGCGCATGAGGCCTTTTACACTCTTGTCTGGCAAGATTCGCATTGTTGACCAATTTATTTAGTCGTCGTCCAAGGCCAAGGTTAAAAAAAGCATCTCACAAGTGCGATTTCATCTGAACCCttttccccgtctctctttGCCATTGCAATGCTTTATCACGGCGCATGTTTATGCACAGTTACAACGGAAATTGCATAACCACACAATCGATCAGAATTCTATATCAGCGATGCtgcaaattgcaataattgtacgaacataaacaaaataagaacatgaatactttttatcttttttattttaactattttcttttcaattttttaatattacttatttaaatagaattagCATATTAGGATCTCTTGTATACATTTTCGTTggtttcaatataaattatagctTTCTTTCTAGCACGAGGGTAATCAAGGCGAATGGTCCAGATATCGGACGTAAGGTGAAAGTGAAAGCAACCGGAAGGACAATACCTCCTTCGTCATCGTATGCAAGGCATCGGGAATCGACGACGAGCATTCCAGTTTCCGGCAATAGTCAGCCCAAAGCTTCAACCAACAAGCCGATTGctaatagtaataatagtagtagtaataACCACGTAGCGACAGCTCGTAATatggagaaaaaattttccgaCATTATGCGCAGGCCACTCAAGTAAGTGCATTAAGatataagagaaagagaataagTCCGAtaaaagatagagaaagatagaaaaagtaaatgtaGTTATATTCTGCTAAATTAACGAGATAAGGGCTagtgaaatttaattagtcaataaaatatagataaaataagaaattgatgtatcttattatagatttaaatgtgttttatattttttctatataataggGAAAGACTTATCCATGTCCTTGCTTTGAGGCCCTATAAAAAACTCGAACTCTACGATCGCATCATTAAGGGTAAGATCTGAATATTCATTCAAGTTCTTGAAACAGTCGGTcgacaatattaattatctcgACAAATTGTAGAGGGCTTGAGAGATCGTGAACGACCTGTTATGACAACAATTCTGAAACAAGTGGCTTATATGCGCGACAACACGTATCATCTGTACAGGCACATCTGGAACGATGTGCAGGAGGATTGGCCCTTCTACACAGAACAGGAaaggacaaatttaaagagGCGAAAACCTCAGAATCTTACGCCACCCGGCTCGAGTGATGGTGGTTCCAGCGGTATGTGTATCAATTACTATCAATACatcatttacatatatgtatacgaaaTTTTTATCACATGTTTACACTCTTAGGTAGCGGTCAGTCGCCCAATTCCATTCATGCGGGCTCACCACCGGCAATCACGGCACCTCCACCCAATTTGATTAGTAATAAGAGACCAGGATACTTTCAGGGTAGCGATGGATTACCAACAAAGAAACCACGGATATCGCACTACAAGAAACCTGAACCTATCTCCTTCATCCCCGCTGGTGAAAGAGTGTCTGGCAGTAGCAGTTATAGTAATAGTAACAGCAGTGTTAGTGTAACCGGCAGTGGCGATCGTATCGTCGATCGTCCTATCAGCGTTAATAGTGGTTGTGAAAGCAGCAATAgtggtagtggtggtggtggtggtggtggtggtggcggtggtggtAGCGGCAATAGTAATAAGGGCAGTAGCGGTTTCGACAGTTGGGAATTGAGACAACAATTGCAGCGTGAACGCAGCAGTAGCAATCGTGTCGATTATCGAGCCGAAAGGACAGCAAACAGTGATGTATCTCGGGATACTGGGAATGTCTATAGTGATGCTGCCGTCATCGCCACGGTTCCAAGTGGTTCCAATCGGTCATTGAACTTGACACCATTATCACCTGATGATAGTGAAAGGGGCAATCCTCAGAACTTCCCAAATTATACTGATGGTGGTATCTATGGAACTGTGGGTAAAGTCATCGACCACATTGACTGGAGAGACAGAAGCGATTCTCAAAACCCTTCAAATTATTATCGCGCCGAAAGGACAGCTAATAGTGATATATCTCGGGGTACTGGAAACATCTATAGTGATTCTGTTGCCATCACCGCAGTTCCATGCGGTTCCAATCAGTCAATGAACTTAACACCGTTGTCTCCTGATGATAGTGAAAGGGACAATTCTCAGAACCCTCCAAATTATACTGATGACAGTATCTATGGAACTGCGAAAATCGACCACACCGACTGGAGAGACAGAAGTGATAGGAATCGAGGTGCGAGGgaagagagaaacagagaaagagatttTAGGAATAGGAGTAGTACCACGAGTGATGCGGCTATTTATGGTGAATCCTCTAACAGCGCTCTTACTTATGCTAGTAGTGCTATTGGTAATACCGCCGCAGTCCTGTCGCCGATTGATGGGTTTGAAAGGCTGGAAAGCACCGAGCCATGTCGTGACTACCTCATGtgagtatatattattaattattattctaattcgaggaaatagttttaaatgataataaaaaattagacgttATTTTCTTAcagaacattatttatatagttaattaaatataacttgtcgattaatgcattatttatgtaaactaATTGTTTCAGGGAATATACAACAATAACTCACCCAGAACAAAAAAGGCGTTACAAACAAGAGTTCTACAATAATTACGATGAATACCGTAGCTTACACACTGAAGTGCTTGTAACTGCGAATCGCTTTCATCGTTTATatgagttatataaaaatcagaaCAAGTCGGGCAATACGATCGAGAGCGAGGTattgtatttgtttattgtaAACGATCGCAAACGATCAAATGGACAAATGCTCTTTTATAATGACGGTTTTCCTTTTTGTTACAGAAAACCAAGAAACGTATGATTTGCGAGTTTGATGAGACTAGGCGGAATCGAGTATATTGGCAGATGAAGAAACGGTTCGATTATCTGCACAATAAGTTGAGCCATATAAAACGACTGATTTTAGAGTATGAAAGTGAGAACGCCAACAGAATGCCtgcaaatatcattaataGTGGTATAATTAGCACCACTGTGAACAACGGTAGCAACGACATCAGGGATATTGATAATCGGCATTACTGACATAAACTGAAAAGACCGCCTTTTATTCCTTCCTTGTGTCTCAATACTGTCGACATTGCCGTAGAATCTGCATTTTCTCGGCAAGTTCTAAGGCTGATCTTTTACGGTCTGCACGGTTCCTGTGTTCTATCGCCGAAAAGTCCCGTCACTTTAAATGGCTCGAAGTTGCAAGATTTCGTGTTTAATGCTTATCATAAAGTATCTTGCAATGATAAATATACATCATATGGGAAATATTCTTCTTGCGAATTCTGTCACAAGAGTCGACCATCGCAACGATttccacgacgacgacgacctcGCCGACTCTCGTTATCACGGTAAGGCTCGCGCGCATCAACTTTGATCAACATTAATACTTGCATGGTGAAGGCTGATGACAATCGAGTACATTCAGGAAATaagtaaagaagaaaaatgcaCACAGAAATCTGGAAATCCATACACAAATGGAAATAAGGGCATTCTGACAGtgaacgtaaaaaaaaattacacaggAACATACGGAGATTTAAATGGTCCTGTGGCGACTAAGTGAGACGTTGTAGAAAAtcgaagaaaagaaagaaggcgtaacgaaaaaaagttaaactcTGTAATAAGTTACTTATATACCGTGCGCACGTCCAAGTGTGTCGTCcactttaaaaatacgtaaatgaaagaaaagaaacaaaaaaaacgattAGATGTGAGAAGAGAGGGTCCAAGAGATAATAAGGCTTATCGCGTGCCACGTCCGGATTTCTTTTTGTCCACcggaaggaagaaagaaaactgGCTCGCAGAGATACATATACATGCATACACTTTATCCACGAGCTGACACGAATCTTTCACGCGCGATTTGTGTGTGCTCGTCGCAACTTGAAAAAGgacttggaaaaaaaaataaaatcgtattATCTTATATATGAGACAGGGATCGTAATATTTCGTGATTTTAAGATTCTTTGTTGGTTCttcgttctttttttccttcgctgatatgttttatattatagtgaTTATTGATTATCTAATAGGTATGGTCAGTTGATAAGGAAAAAGCGAGACGATAAACAgccttaaagaaaaagaaaagcaaaacaaataaaactgATTAATCGCAAAAATAACTTGAGCAGATGAAATTatatcttgaattttattcgactttaaattgtttttaaacaaaatgaattctttttaaagaaatggaGAGATAAAGATCTGGAGATCCCCAAATTATTTTGACTCCATAGTGATTTAGATTATAAAAAGAGACGTGGCATATACATTATACtagtttttatgattttaaatattaattatcgatGAGGAGCAGCAAAGGAAGAAGTGTTTCGGTACAGTGCGATCTAtaaaagaaagggaaaaaattaatatgaaatatatagtttttataataattgtcaatcactattaataattactaaagGACAATATCATATGTTGTGTATAGTCTCGTAATgagtaatgtaaaaatacttttgtttagttattgtaattaatagttatacatataatattattggtaattattattattgctattgttatattattattcaaacggataaaaaatacagatGATATTTGCGTACATCGAGTATATTGCAATAGGACTTTCAAGATGATCTTTTCGATTGAATTTACATAGAAATCCACGGTGCcaagttttttaatactttatttttataatctttcatACGCAGGATAtcattgaaaattattcattgGAATATTGTGCAAATAGTTTacatattcaatatattattatatttcacatGTGTATGTATTGTAACGTAAGTTCCAAAAATTTTGGTAAcacgtattaatatctttttgaaatttatatattattttattattttaatttacaggtttaaaaagattaacaaTTCCGAAACGCCTGAAATTTTTAGCGATTGACTAACATTCTGTATGTTTTAAACGATTAATTCCGGTACGCAACGTTACTTTATTCGGATAATCCTAGTCTCTTATTGCtcattaacatatttttttatgactgcaaataatttttccatcCATCGAGTCATGaatgtaaagaaaagaaagcaTGCGTGTCACGTGTATAAAATGCTTaggagaaatttaaaaaatataaatggtcTACCGAATAtcttaatgataaattaattgtattgcCCTTATTTTTTCTTCGCAGAAATTTTATCGTTAATCTGCGTTTACTTCCTTTTTTACTTTGTTGTTCCTGAGCATATTCATAGAATTGTTGTGTGATTAAATTTACGATCAACAATAGGACAGTTTAGAATGTTGTTTAACAAGTTACGTTTTTTTGTCTGTCTTTTTGATGACTGTTCGGTGAAATacgcaatatttatgttactgCCCGATACTATTAGTTGAGTTTGTAGATCCAGGACAACTGCTTTTGAATATCAATTCCGGGTTGTTTAGCGATTTTCCTCTGGGGCTCTATTCTGTACTAGCTACCGGCAACTATCGGTGTCGTTGCGCAGGCTTTTggtcatataaaatatctgcgcaaCGACACCGATAGCTGTCGGTAGGCGGGATAGAATTGAGCCCCTGATTTATCGTTTAgttat of the Monomorium pharaonis isolate MP-MQ-018 chromosome 11, ASM1337386v2, whole genome shotgun sequence genome contains:
- the LOC105831846 gene encoding RNA polymerase II elongation factor Ell; amino-acid sequence: MGDEEMALVPDVQYGLSSHGNFDRRKSLIFVKLTDSSQRAITEYLKIKHKINEKLNIQFLGNEGHLSIPSVDGVARFTFSMGMENSQGGNFELAQQTDSKSLESLGAIPYRMRIRANDDVYETTRHRMAVAEENNKNKCTRVIKANGPDIGRKVKVKATGRTIPPSSSYARHRESTTSIPVSGNSQPKASTNKPIANSNNSSSNNHVATARNMEKKFSDIMRRPLKERLIHVLALRPYKKLELYDRIIKEGLRDRERPVMTTILKQVAYMRDNTYHLYRHIWNDVQEDWPFYTEQERTNLKRRKPQNLTPPGSSDGGSSGSGQSPNSIHAGSPPAITAPPPNLISNKRPGYFQGSDGLPTKKPRISHYKKPEPISFIPAGERVSGSSSYSNSNSSVSVTGSGDRIVDRPISVNSGCESSNSGSGGGGGGGGGGGGSGNSNKGSSGFDSWELRQQLQRERSSSNRVDYRAERTANSDVSRDTGNVYSDAAVIATVPSGSNRSLNLTPLSPDDSERGNPQNFPNYTDGGIYGTVGKVIDHIDWRDRSDSQNPSNYYRAERTANSDISRGTGNIYSDSVAITAVPCGSNQSMNLTPLSPDDSERDNSQNPPNYTDDSIYGTAKIDHTDWRDRSDRNRGAREERNRERDFRNRSSTTSDAAIYGESSNSALTYASSAIGNTAAVLSPIDGFERLESTEPCRDYLMEYTTITHPEQKRRYKQEFYNNYDEYRSLHTEVLVTANRFHRLYELYKNQNKSGNTIESEKTKKRMICEFDETRRNRVYWQMKKRFDYLHNKLSHIKRLILEYESENANRMPANIINSGIISTTVNNGSNDIRDIDNRHY